In a genomic window of Acropora muricata isolate sample 2 chromosome 2, ASM3666990v1, whole genome shotgun sequence:
- the LOC136899547 gene encoding uncharacterized protein isoform X7, which produces MSFLNSRIKPQLPLTNSIVKPELKTTYHETKPTVLNPDMGKKTARRDFQNTMQHQHSLYSITRVKEYSTDDLKVFVNRKTTSTPKLVSWSTEEKEALPLVRSRSHRGDRVLLLVLCLMCAAALGLSLLMLFGVLRPHCPPDTKIGSNTSASHSNETVTGDSLLSKNIREFKGQVITGLKTTQKEMSEELAKMLRNHSEMIRKELEDIKSKYEQIKAKDNTSLVWGVIKTFKQEFLQEVHRLDQKDNTSLVWGAIQTFNQEFLQEVHRLDQKIANISKQEGPRGPPGYNGSRGYPGDSGPPGAPGSNGTQGLPGSSPIGGDLTLCTYQEKKSAEVKTGTYASTDVSINEPNVGLQLKVLIASKYTQEKSQPLIYSPDTWIVKKYSS; this is translated from the exons ATGTCTTTCCTAAACTCTCGCATCAAACCACAGCTACCTTTGACGAACTCCATTGTAAAACCTGAGTTAAAGACCACGTATCACGAGACTAAGCCGACTGTTTTAAATCCCGACATGGGGAAGAAGACTGCTAGGAGAGATTTTCAAAACACTATGCAACATCAACACAGTCTTTATTCGATCACAAGAGTTAAAGAGTATAGCACTGATGACCTGAAAGTGTTCGTGAATAGAAAAACCACCTCTACTCCTAAACTTGTTTCCTGGTCCACTGAAGAAAAAGAAGCACTCCCGCTCGTGAGATCGCGGAGTCACAGAGGTGATCGGGTTCTTCTTTTGGTTTTGTGTCTGATGTGCGCGGCCGCACTTGGGCTGTCACTGCTGATGTTGTTTGGTGTACTAAGGCCACATTGTCCACCTGACACGAAAATAG GAAGTAACACTTCTGCTTCACACTCAAATGAAACTGTAACAGGAGACTCGCTGCTTTCAAAGAATATACGAGAATTCAAAGGGCAGGTCATTACTGGCCTTAAG ACGACTCAAAAGGAGATGTCAGAAGAACTTGCCAAGATGCTAAGGAACCACAGCGAAATG ATTAGAAAAGAGCTTGAGGACATCAAAAGCAAATATGAACAAATTAAAGCCAAG gataACACATCCTTAGTATGGGGAGTAATAAAAACTTTTAAGCAAGAATTTTTGCAGGAGGTCCACAGGCTGGATCAAAAG GATAATACATCCTTAGTATGGGGTGCAATCCAAACTTTTAACCAAGAATTTTTGCAAGAGGTCCACAGGCTGGATCAAAAG ATAGCGAACATAAGCAAACAAGAAGGTCCCAGGGGACCTCCAGGATACAATGGTTCTCGAGGGTATCCAGGTGACTCGGGCCCACCTGGGGCTCCAGGCAGTAATGGAACCCAAGGCCTTCCTGGCAGTTCTCCGATTGGAGGCGATCTCACGCTGTGTACTTATCAAGAGAAAAAAAGCGCTGAAGTCAAGACTGGAACCTATGCTTCTACAGACGTCTCAATAAATGAACCAAATGTAGGTCTTCAGCTAAAAGTCCTCATAGCCAGCAAGTATACCCAGGAAAAGAGCCAACCTTTGATTTATTCCCCTGATACGTGGATTGTT